Within Montipora foliosa isolate CH-2021 chromosome 3, ASM3666993v2, whole genome shotgun sequence, the genomic segment gatgatgatggtgatgaagccaatgaggatgatgaagatgaaggtgatgaagatgacgatgacgacgatgagGACCCTACTGTAGCTGGTACCACTGGACCAACCACTGGACAAACCACTGGACCAACCACTGGACAAACCACTGGACAAACCACTGGACCAACCACTGGACAAACCACAGGACCAACTACGGGCCCGACCACATGGCCGACAACAGAAGAACCaacagatgatgatgataatgatgatgatgatgacgatgatgacgacgacgacgacgacgatgacgatgatgacgaagatgacgacgacgacgatgatgatgatgatgatgacgatgatgatgaggatgatgattgaaaattttattttcttgtatttatttaataaaagcaaaaattgaaaaataaaaattgcacTAAATAAAGTTGGATTTCGGATGACCAGTTTTTCGGCATAGAACACAATAAAAGGATACCTGCGCCAGCTTCCGTACGATAGGAACCAGTAATATTACAAGTGCTTGATCATTGGAATTTTAAGCCAATTAAAGGCTTTCTATCTTTAACTATTCACTTGTTCCCCCTTTGTTAgtgcatcctcggagacccaggggcagatcgcggaggcaagggcaagtctaaacgggcaaaagaaaatggcgacaaagaaaagcatagtagggcgagaagagcccctggggacacgTTCTTACCAGATCAGTTCCAAACAGCAGGGGTAGTTCTCAATTCTGATTcgtgccagaaattctttgtgtttttctgcccaatcagaggtcagcaggccgtgaagtcgtttcgtgtctcCTTACACGGAAATAacttgatcgccatactcgcctggttcgtttggcaaggttttgctcgaggaTAAACTCTaaatcacagcacaaaatgtactggaaatcgttcggaatatcggcggagaaatacgctggacctttcgcaggtatcgttacagtcgcgtatttccaagtgtgcgaggtttttgtaaagatgtcctccccgattcacctaaaatagcagtgattaattttgatctaacaattgaattatttttattctgcc encodes:
- the LOC137997300 gene encoding uncharacterized protein → MASKALILLCLLAIFGQLSAYPRPIPDDDDDDHEEDDDGDEANEDDEDEGDEDDDDDDEDPTVAGTTGPTTGQTTGPTTGQTTGQTTGPTTGQTTGPTTGPTTWPTTEEPTDDDDNDDDDDDDDDDDDDDDDDDEDDDDDDDDDDDDDDDEDDD